One stretch of Armigeres subalbatus isolate Guangzhou_Male chromosome 2, GZ_Asu_2, whole genome shotgun sequence DNA includes these proteins:
- the LOC134208722 gene encoding mitoferrin — MNPDEYESLPTTSVATNMTAGAIAGVMEHCVMYPLDSVKTRMQSLTHMHANETIISTMRDMVRSEGLLRPFRGVMAVVAGAGPAHALYFGAYEYSKETIGRFSDRDQINYMVSAALATLVHDAISNPADVVKQRLQMYNSPYSSIMHCARQVYRTEGLRAFYRSYSTQLVMNIPYSAIQFPTYEFFQKLLNEDNKYNPPVHMVAGGAAGAAASALTTPLDVCKTLLNTQEDGAGKTTGLIQAVKKIYRTAGVMGFFKGLQARVLYQMPATAICWSTYEFFKYILTEGARGAVWSSGSSSDPTVEKPKESDKKQLSDLRYVLPVSAASAEASASSLIVRTGSGASSSGDRDGGRRELPAMSGAGIYGAMSYNTMHSNDANITDHHHPLRRSN, encoded by the coding sequence ATGAATCCAGACGAATATGAATCGCTGCCAACGACCAGTGTAGCTACCAACATGACGGCCGGTGCCATTGCCGGCGTCATGGAGCACTGCGTGATGTACCCGCTGGACTCGGTCAAGACACGAATGCAGTCGCTCACGCACATGCACGCAAACGAAACAATCATCTCGACGATGCGCGACATGGTCCGATCGGAAGGCCTGCTGCGGCCGTTCCGTGGAGTGATGGCCGTTGTTGCCGGGGCGGGCCCCGCACACGCCCTCTACTTCGGAGCGTACGAGTACTCGAAGGAGACGATCGGACGCTTCTCGGATCGGGATCAAATCAACTACATGGTGTCGGCTGCGTTGGCCACCCTTGTACACGATGCCATCTCCAATCCGGCCGACGTCGTCAAGCAGAGGCTACAAATGTACAACTCACCCTACAGTTCGATCATGCATTGCGCCCGCCAAGTCTACCGAACCGAAGGCCTGCGAGCGTTTTATCGATCGTACTCGACGCAGCTTGTGATGAACATCCCGTACTCGGCGATCCAGTTTCCCACGtacgaattcttccagaagctgctcAATGAAGACAATAAGTATAATCCCCCGGTACATATGGTGGCGGGAGGAGCTGCGGGCGCGGCCGCTTCAGCCCTCACAACGCCACTGGACGTGTGTAAAACTCTGTTGAATACCCAGGAGGACGGTGCTGGCAAGACCACTGGCCTCATTCAGGCCGTAAAGAAAATATACCGCACTGCCGGAGTTATGGGCTTCTTCAAGGGGCTACAGGCTCGAGTGCTGTACCAAATGCCCGCCACCGCCATTTGTTGGTCCACCTACGAGTTCTTCAAATACATCCTCACCGAGGGCGCCCGGGGTGCGGTATGGAGTAGCGGTTCCTCGTCGGATCCGACCGTGGAAAAGCCGAAGGAATCCGACAAAAAACAGCTATCCGATCTGCGGTACGTACTACCGGTCAGTGCGGCATCGGCCGAAGCCTCGGCCAGCAGTCTGATCGTGCGCACCGGATCTGGAGCGTCATCTAGTGGCGACCGCGACGGAGGTCGCCGAGAACTGCCCGCCATGTCCGGCGCCGGGATCTACGGAGCAATGAGCTACAACACGATGCACTCGAATGATGCAAACATCACCGATCATCACCATCCGCTGCGGAGGTCCAATTAG